The genome window TGGTTAAACCCTACTTGTTTGATAAATCAATTTATGTATCTTCATAAGGCAGTAGAGTTACAAAATTGCCTCAAATTCTACGCATAAGGAGATCCAGTAGGATCTTCACCAATTTACATACATATCTAGAGCTCCAATCATCTATAACACCCACCGAATTAGCGTTGCTTCCTGGTATTCATTCAGCCTTTTGGATTAAATTTATTTTGCAGGTGTGGCTGCCAAAGCGCACACTGGATGGATGTTGAACTGTTACGCTTGTGTGATCTTCTACAACATAAAGGGGTCTGTCGACATCCAATCTACTCTACAAGTCATCTTTCTCCTCTTTTAGTCGGATAGCATGGATTGCAACTCCATTTTGAGCCGATTGAACACGTCCCCATCTTCCAAGGCGAGGCTCCTGATGAAACAGATATTAGTACTGAAGGGTGAAGTGTTGCAATAGTAGTGCAGTCTGCGTAAAGAATAAACATAAACTGTATATTTGCACATTGTCTGTACAGGTTAGCAAAAACAAGAACTTAAATAAAGGATACCTAGTTCATAGGCCTTTATGAAACAAGCTCACAATAAACTGaaagcaagttttttttttcaatttcacGAGATAATATTGAGAAAGTACTACAGAAAATCAGAGAAACTGCAGTACCAAGTATCTGAAGTGTAGTAACAAAGGGGAAGTATGATATACTGACCTGGCCAACACCAGCAACAATAAAACGTCCAGATTTCGCTATGGCAAGAGAATTGACAAATCCATCCTGGCCATGAGACAGTATATCAACAACAATTTGCGACCCACAGTAAGGCACAAGTACAAGGCGCAATTTTCTTTTGCATCGTTAGTACAATGAATTCAACTGAGCAAAGGGCTGTGTTTTAATTATTAATtgaagcaaagaaaaaacatTTGATCATGCATGGTATGGTTTGGCGCAGCTCATCAGCAGAACACACAGCAGGTGCagtatatgtgatgagtgaatTCCATATGAAATGTCTATGACCTGGTCTACTAGGAGGGGCTTATcacaaatcaaacaaaacttTTGGTGTTCAGTCAGAACAAATGTTCCCGTAATTTTTCCAGAAACACCTGGAGACGATTGGATGGATTCATATAGGGTCCGTTTGTTTGCCCGCATGGCCTAGCCTGACTCGTATCCAATGAGCCAGGCTGCGTGCATGCAGTGTTATTTGTTTGGTTAGTTGTATATGTTCAGCCTAACTGAGAAGAGATTATGTTTGGTTACCCGTATGAGTATACGTTGCATgatattgaaataaaaaaacaagtgtttaacataatatttattttacataaatacactatatagtacttaatttatcatattaagcattaattcaatttgaaatgTTGCAGCCTAGCCCGGGACCCAGAGCCAGGCTGCAAAGTGATTTTGCATCCGCTCATCTAGGCTCTTGCTCGCGTGCAGCCATCCAAACAGCCCGGAGATGCATCCGGAGATGCGAGCCAGGGCTGGTGCAGGCTACCAAACAGCCCCATATTGTACTGTCATGGCTCCGAAATTACACCCTGTGTCTCATAGTTTGACCTGAAACGCTTTCATGGCTGCAACTGTAAATTGTCTGATCTTTCTGCTAAATGAGTGATTCCATGGCTTTCAGTGATCCAGTCAAGATGAAAGATTACGACCAAAAAGCCGGCATTGTTGAAAAGCACATTTGACAACTCGAAAATTGCCCAAGCCCACTTCCAGTGGCTGAAGCATAAAACAGCTTCAACATTGTAACCAACAGCCCCATTACAGCATACTCATTCTAACCAACAGCCCCATTACAGCATACTCATTCTAACCAACAGTCCCATTACAGCATACTTGTTAGGACGGATGAAAGTGATCTATAGGTTGCACATACACACCCACAAACAATCTTCAACTTCAAGCCCAATTagcaaaccaaaaaaaatatgGGTTGAAATCAATGGCACCTTTTTGTGCACAGGCCAGTAGAGCACATATTTTCTATGACCCTGACTCATTTTACAAGGAAAAATTGTGCATAAAAAGTTAAGTCGTTACGCTGAGCCTAGATGGTCCCCATCCAAATAAACCTATGTTATTTATTTAAACAAGAAAAATTCCTTGAATATATGAATAAAGCACTCCAGCTCCACTGCCTACATCAACACATGTGTAAGGATTTGAGAACCACTCACTTCTTCCAAACCGTACTGTTTTTTTCCATTGGTGGCCATCCTATCCAATGGTGAGAAATATATAGCATGTACGGATTTCAGATCAAAGCAAAAAGGCCATAATTAGTGATCAAGAGGCTCGAACCAAACTTGTTGAGTTCTGTTTATGACTTGGAGTGCTAATTTACAGAGTTTGAAATATCCAACCACATTAAATGGCCTTCAACAAGGTTGTGAAATGCACATTTCACACAAACATTTAACAAATCAAAGAGAAACAACAATCAGATGATGAATATGGCTGTTTTGCTCTGGTGACCTCCTAATGCATGGTTGGATTTGCATGTAGCTCAGTTGATCACTAGATACCAACAACATTGGGCCGACTAGTTCTCAGTGTCACCGAGAGAGTTTTAAAGATACATAAGCCTGTGTTGGTCCAGATGTATCTCAACATTGGACATGACAAGCATCAGTGGAGAAAGAAGACTAGCGTTTTAGAGATATGAAAAGGAGGTGAAGGGATTTGAGTGTCCAAGGTAAATCCTTCACAGAGAGTTTTGGGGTCAATTTATATAGAAAGTGGGGTCTACACTCTCTCCCGTTTTGAAGGGATTCTTCCTCATCAAACAAAttggatttttgttggaaaagGGTTCAGCTAGCTCCAAAGGAGTCATGACTCAGTACATACTATTTGAGTTATGAATGTCATGATAATCACTATGCATTCTTTCACTGCATCAGGCCCAAAGCATCTGTTCCTAGGAAGTAAGATATGCCAAAAGTTCTGGTGAATGGAATTGAAGAATGATGAAAAAAAGGTGTACTTAGTGAAACCTGCCTAAGGACTACTCCCTATCCGTTTTCTATGGTGTACTTCGACCAGGCACAAAAGCCAAGGAAGTTCTAAATTTGAGGAATATGTAGGGGAAAATGACTTGAACGCCATCCATCAAGTGCTTTGGAAAGATAAGAGGTGATGGTTTGAGTGAGTGGTCATGTATAAATGCTATGAGAGAATAAAATAATTCAGGGCAAAATGAGAAACTAGCATTGAATTGCATGCATGCCTTAATTTAAAAGGCTAATATGACTTATATAATGGGTCAGGTGGAATAACCTTCTAAAACTCCCTTTTTATTTTTGCTCCCCTATTCAGATATAGTTGCCAACTCATATGAACCATAATATGGCATCTGCCAAAAAGCTAACCTGCTTGGAAGCACCCATGTGAGTACTGACCAACATACACCACATATGTGCACAAAAGTTAACTACATGCTAAGGTAATTACCCAAAGTAATAAAATAACTAACAGTAACAACTAGATTTGCTGAGGAGACGAGGAGTTGATGATACATTTGCACATTTAGAAGAATGGCAGGTTCAGATTTACACCCTACACACTGCCAACTAATCAACAACCTGAAATAACAATTACTATTTATCTGCACAGCTAGTAAAGTGCATATGCCCCTGGACATTTACAAAGCAGCGATTGGTTACCTACtatgatcaactaaaaactCTCAAAGGACCTAGATTGAGATAAGAAATTCCAATAATGTCTAAGTCTCAATGATAGCAAGATCCAAGTGCATTGGTCACTTATGtaaaattgatatatttttcaaGGATTACAATCAGTAATGTTAATTGAGTAGCAAGTCATACCAGTTGCAAATTGAACAATGATCGAATTCCCTTAGAATCAGGTTCAATAGCCCAGAGACGAACTAAACCATTTCCTGCCCCTGATGCAGCAAGATCAGAACCTTTTCTTGCAGCAACAGCGCTGACCCATGACTGGGCTGATGACACATTTTCAGAATTATGTATTCCATTTTCTGCATAGTGAAATGAGGTATAAAACAATAAATATGGATTCCACAAATGCAAGGAACAAATAGTAGTGCAGCCATGATGAGGATTGGTACTTAAACTGATATCATCTTAATGGCAATTGAAGAGAAAAAGGGTGAAAAGAAAACAGATCCAAATGCAATGAATAGaaaaactttgcaaaaattAAAGGAACTATTTCTCAAATGGCATCTTACCATTAGGTAACTCCTGATCATCATTGCCAATTGAATTAAGATTAGTACACGATATTGGATGAGCATTCCTTATTATGTGAGTAGGCTTTTTCCTCATTATACTCCAAAGCTCAATGCTTCCATCATCAGATCCAGACAAAAATTCCTTGTCATCAATAAAGCAGCAGCACTCCAAAGATGCAGCAGCAGGAGCACGGAACACTAACTGCGACTCTTCTGGAATCTGTCCATGGACAGAGAGAGGTTTCAATTATCAGGGACTCAGGGTAAACTGCAGCATCTGCCACATGACTCACATCACACCCCAATAAATGATAAATAATTACTTAAGGGATGCTAATGAAAACGTAGTGTGCCCTACATTAGAGGTCTGCATCATACACACACAAGGCACAGCTTGACATTCCTCTGATGTGCTGCCAACACAATGCAATGCATGCACCCAGTTAGgaaaacaagaaaacttaaCAAACAGTgagaatttatgaaaataatcaGGAACTCGGCAACTGCAGCATTTATGCCAACAAATTAATATTTCTTTATAGATAACTCCTTCCAGTTCATCAGAAGAAAATATTCTGTTTAACGGTACAGCTGGGTAACAAACAAGTATATGCTTAGGTACAACAATTACCTTCCAAAGATGCATTGTACGGTCCCGTGCTACAGTCAGAAGTCTATCTTTACTAAGTGCATCCATTGTCAAGATTTCATTCTGATGCCCGTATAGGCAGTTCATATATGTTCTGTCTTCTGCATTCCACTGCATTATTGAACGATCAAAAGAACCAGAGAATAACTCGGAAGAGTCCAGCCCAAAAGCAAGACATGATATCAGTCCTCGATGGCCGCTAAATgcctgccaaaaaaaaaaaagggatagGCAGTTACAATGCTGAATGGGGTAAGAAACCCAATAAGTAGCTCAGCTTAAATATAAGTGCGATTCTGTGATATTACAGAGTTCTCTTATTAGAATTTATTTAGTGTATATTTCATGAAAATTACGAGTCGCTAAAGCATTTGATGTTTTTTGTTCAGATCAAATAATACATTCTAACTTGGAAGAATTTGTATCTGGTTTTGCTTGACCATATTTGATTCATGATTAACATTGAACATGCATTACTCTTTGCCTAAACAATATTGTGGATACTAGAGAAGCAGCAGCAGTTTCTGAGAACTGCCCAGAGAGAACTAG of Phragmites australis chromosome 3, lpPhrAust1.1, whole genome shotgun sequence contains these proteins:
- the LOC133912935 gene encoding U3 snoRNP-associated protein-like YAOH produces the protein MAPRPRKRASRSKPRAGSRRGGGGDEDPFFESEPKRRRSGRDEDIESEDSDDDGVAVLGGGVDEDGEEGGKEEETVGEKKIRMAKEWLKRVTEAANKGAEDEDEDENENEYDGDRRVAEILQRKQLEESGRKRRDLAARVLPLGPKDGFKVLVKHRQPVTAVALSTDSDKGFSASKDGVIVRWDVETGKSEKYLWPSENVLVSHHAKPPLSAKRSKQVLALAVSSDGRYLASGGLDRHIHLWDVRSREHIQAFSGHRGLISCLAFGLDSSELFSGSFDRSIMQWNAEDRTYMNCLYGHQNEILTMDALSKDRLLTVARDRTMHLWKIPEESQLVFRAPAAASLECCCFIDDKEFLSGSDDGSIELWSIMRKKPTHIIRNAHPISCTNLNSIGNDDQELPNENGIHNSENVSSAQSWVSAVAARKGSDLAASGAGNGLVRLWAIEPDSKGIRSLFNLQLDGFVNSLAIAKSGRFIVAGVGQEPRLGRWGRVQSAQNGVAIHAIRLKEEKDDL